Part of the Nitrospirota bacterium genome, TCGAGCCGAAGGCGGAGCCGGTCTCCGTCGGGGCTGGCAAAGCCAACGGCAACGGCCACGGAGCCCTCCACGCCGACGTGAAGGACGGCTTCGAGGAGTTCTAGGACTGCCCTCCCGTCTGTCTCCTTTCCTCCCAAGGGGACGCACGGGGAGAGCGCCCCCTCCCTCTTTCCTCGCCCTCACCTCCTGGGGGGCGAGGAAAGAGCGTAGGCGGTTCGTTCTTCGTCCACGCGAGCGGATGGAACCGGTGCGAGGGAGCTGCCGAATCGGGAAAGATCTCCGAGCCGGAAATGGGCGTGGACGATGGCAAGCACGGCCAGCGAGACGATGGAATACCAGATCACCGACGAGGAATTCGAGCGGTTTCGCTCGCTGGTGTATCGGGAGAGCGGGATCAACCTCAGCCAGAGCAAGAGGTCATTGCTGGTCTCGCGGCTATCCAAACGCCTCCGGGCCCTCGGGATCGAGACCTTCCAGGCTTACTACGAGCACGTATTGGAGGACCGGGGCGGCGAGTTCACGCAGATGCTGGACTGCGTGGCGACGAACAAGACGGATTTCTTCCGCGAGCCGGTGCACCTGGAGTTCCTGCGCGATCGCATTTTGCCGGCCCTCGAGACGGCCAAACGCGTGCGCATCTGGTCCTCGGCCTGTTCTTCCGGGGAAGAGCCGTACTCGATCGCCATCACGCTTTGTGACGGGATCGCAGCCCCGCTCCGATGGGACTGCAAGATCCTGGCGTCGGACCTTTCGACCCGCGTCCTGGCACAGGCAGCGTCCGGGATTTACGAGGCGGAGCGGGTGCGCGAGCTGCCGCCCGGGACGATCCGACGCCATTTCCTCAAAGGCCGCGGGGCTCACGCCGGCACGGTCAAGGTGAAGCCGCATCTTTCCGATCTGGTCCGGTTCCGGAGGATCAACCTGATGGACGATCATTATCCGATCAAGAGCCAACTGGACGTCATCTTCTGTCGCAACGTGATGATCTACTTCGACCGTGCCACGCAGCAGCGGCTCGCGGCCAAGTTCCATCGCTATCTGAGGCCGGGCGGATACCTCTTCAT contains:
- a CDS encoding protein-glutamate O-methyltransferase CheR gives rise to the protein MASTASETMEYQITDEEFERFRSLVYRESGINLSQSKRSLLVSRLSKRLRALGIETFQAYYEHVLEDRGGEFTQMLDCVATNKTDFFREPVHLEFLRDRILPALETAKRVRIWSSACSSGEEPYSIAITLCDGIAAPLRWDCKILASDLSTRVLAQAASGIYEAERVRELPPGTIRRHFLKGRGAHAGTVKVKPHLSDLVRFRRINLMDDHYPIKSQLDVIFCRNVMIYFDRATQQRLAAKFHRYLRPGGYLFIGHSESLQWVEHPFRPVAPTIYQKT